The following is a genomic window from Citrifermentans bemidjiense Bem.
AAGGTCCTGGAGCGCGGCCTGCTCCTTGCAGTGCATCGCGTAGAGGAGGGGAGCAAGCTCTCCACCGCGCTGGAAGGTATGAAGCTGATGCCCCCACTGGCGCTGCGCATGCTCACCGTCGGCGAGACCACCGGCTCATTGGAGGAGATGCTATCGGACATCTCCGATTACTTCGAAGAGGAGATCGAAAGGGATCTCCATGTACTGACCACCTCGATCGAACCGGCGATCATGGTGGCCATGGGTGTGGTCATCGGGGTCATCATCGTCACCATGTACCTGCCGATCTTCAAGATCGCCAGCACTGTCGGCTAGAGGGATCATGCTGAAACCTTTCCGAAAGAAAAGACTGGGCGACATCCTGCTGGAGCGGGGGGACCTGACTCAGGACCAGCTCGCCTACGCGCTGGACAAGCAGCATAGCACCAAGGAACGACTGGGGATCATCTGCCTGGCCGACGGGCTGATCAGCGACATCGTGCTGGCCATGGCGCTCGCCGAGCAGTTCGGCCTCGAGTACGTGGACCTGAAGGGGGTGCGCCCGGACGAGTCCCTGTTCAACTTCATCCCGCCCGAGGTCACGTTCCGCTTCCACTTCGTGCCGCTGGATTTGCAGGGGGACCTGCTGGTGGTGGCCATCTCAGACCCCACCGCAGTGCTGCAGCTGGATGAGATGGCGCTCCTTCTCGAGCGCCCGCTGCTTTTCAAGGTGGCCGCCGAATCGGAAATCGCCTACCATCTGAAACGGGGCGAGGGGACCAGCCGGGTGCTGAAGGAGGTCTCCGAGGACTTCATGCTGCAGCTGGTGACCGAGACCGACAAAGGGGAGGAGATTCTCTCCGTCGAGAACGTCACCGCGGACACGAGCCCCATCATCAAGCTGGTGAACTCCACCATACTGGATGCCCTCACCAGGCGCGCCTCCGATATTCATATCGAGACCGCGCAGGACGGCGTCCTCATCAAGTACCGCATCGACGGCGTCCTCTACAAGGCCACCGACCCCATCGACTCCCATTTCCAGGGGCCGCTCATCTCCCGTCTCAAGGTCATGAGCGAACTGGACATCTCGGAGCGCCGCATCCCGCAGGACGGCCGCTTCAAGGTCCGCATCGGCTCCAAGTCCATCGACTTCCGCGTCTCCATCATGCCTAGCGCCTTCGGCGAGGACGCGGTCATCCGTATCCTCGACAAGGAGAGCATCGCCAGCGACCTGCGGGGGCTTACCCTGGAGACGCTGGGGATGGCGCCCCGCGAGATCAAGCGCTTCCGGAAGATGATCAAGGAGCCCTACGGCATGGTGCTGGTAACCGGGCCGACCGGTTCGGGCAAGACCACCACCCTCTACGGAGCCTTGACCGAGATACATACCGGTCTGGAAAAGATCATCACCATCGAGGACCCGGTCGAGTACGTCCTCTCCGGCATCACCCAGATCCCAGTCAACGAGAAGAAGGGGCTCACCTTCGCCCGGGGCCTGCGCTCCGTCCTGCGCCACGACCCGGACAAGATCATGGTGGGTGAGATCCGCGACTCGGAGACGGCGCAGATCGCGGTGCAGTCGGCGCTCACAGGCCACCTGGTGTTCACCACGGTGCACGCCAACAACGTCTTCGACGTCATCGGCCGCTTCACCCACATGGGAATCGACCCCTACAACTTCGTGGCCTGCCTTAACTGCGTCATGGCGCAACGCCTGGTCAGGAAGATCTGCCCCGCCTGCCGCAAGCCGGTGACGGTTACCGACGACGAACTGCGCGAGTCGGCGATCGACCCGGAAAGCACCCGCGGCCTGACCCTCTACGAGGCCCGTGGATGCGACGAGTGCAACGGTACCGGCTACCGCGGCCGCTCCGCCATCGTCGAGCTTTTGGACCTGAACGACGAGATCAGGGAACTGATCATCGCCAAGTCACCGGTGGCCGCCCTCAAAAAGGCCGCCAAGGCTGCAGGAACCATGTTCCTCCGGGAGAGCGCGGTAGCCAAGGTGCTGGCGGGCGAGACCACGATAAAGGAGATCAACCGTGTCACTTTCGTGGAGTAGGTGCCAGCCATGCTAACGAACAGGAAGGGCCTGGGACTCGAGATCTCCGCCGGCGGGCTCAGCTTCGCCATGGTGAGCGGCGGCAAAACACCCAAGGTGGAGACGGGGCTTTCCCTCCCCTTTGCGCCCGGTATGCTGACCCTGTCGCGCCGGGAACCGAACGTGAACGACCCCAAGGGGTTCGTCACCGCGCTCAGGGAAGCGCATCTCCGTCTACTGACTCGAGAGCGCTCGGTCAGCGTCTCGCTTCCGGACGCGGTGGGGCGCGTGGTGCTGCTCGACCTGGAGGCACGCTTCAGAAGCCGGGAGGAGGGGCTGGACGTAATCCGCTGGAAGCTCAAAAAGAGCCTCCCCTTCGACATCGGCACGGTGCACCTGGACTACCAGACCCTCGAGGAGAAAGAGAGCGGCGCTGTTTCCCTGCTGGTATCGCTGGTGTCGCGGGCGGTGGTGACCCAGTACGAGGAACTCCTGATCCAGGCGGGGCTGGAGCCCAAACAGATCGACTTCACCTCCTTCAACTTTTATCGCCTCTTCGCGCCGCGGCTGGACATCTCCGACGACGGCGCGTTCGTCACCTTCTACCAGGGGGCGATGACGGTGCTGATCTTCCACGCCGGCGTGCTGAGCTTCTACCGCACCAAGGAAGGGGTCGGCGACGTGCAGAACCTCTACCGCGAGGTGAACAGTTCCTTCCTGGTCTACGGCGATCGTTTCCCGGGTCAGACGGTGGAAGAAGTCTTTTGCATGGCCCCCCCCGCCGACGCCGAGTCGTTCCGCGCCCTGGTGGCGGAGGCCTCTGGGCTTGAGCCGGTGCTGCTCGACCTGGAGCGCATGGTGCAGCAGGCGCCGGCGCTGGGGCTGGACCGGCCGGCACTGCACGCCTTGGCTGGATCGATAGGCGCTGCCTTGAGGAGCCTGCCATGAAACTGACCATAAACCTGGCTACCCGGCGCTATCTCAATATGCGCCGGCTGAACGCGGCGCTTTTCGGCGCCGGGCTCGTGCTGGCGGCGCTTCTCGTTTACCAGGTGCGCGAGATCGCCAACAACCAGGTCGAGTTCAATACGATCAAACGGGACAGCGCCGCGGCGAACAGCGCGCGTCCGGGCGCGGCTCCGGTGAGCCCGGAGCAGTTGAAGTCCCTGGAGAGCAGTGTCGCCTTCGCCAACGAGATCATCGACAAAAAGACCCTCAACTGGCTCGCGCTTTTGGACAAGCTTGAAGGGGTGGTGCCCGCCGGGGTCGCGCTGACCCAGGTGGAGCCGGTCTTGAAAGATCAAGCCCTGAAGCTTGCTGGGGTGGCCTACGGCTTCTCGAACCTGCGCACGCTGCTGGAGAACATGGAACAGTCTCCCAACTTCTCGGAGGTGTACCTCCTGTCGCAGAGCGAGGTCAAGGTGGGCAAGAGCCAACAAGGCATCGGCTTCACCATCTCCTGCAAGGTCGGTTACCGATGAATTACCAGATCGTACGCGACATCATGGCCGCCAGGAGCAAATCGCTGGCTTTCTTGGCTCTTCTGCTGCTGCTCGCGGTGTCGGTGCAGCTCTACCTCTCCTATTGGCAGCGCCCGGCGCTGGAAAAGGCGCAGGTGGAGTGGTTTTCCAAGAGGGACGCTATTGCCAAGGGAGAGTCCGTGGGCGACGCCACGCGCTATCACAACGGGATGCGCGACCTTGGGGAGTTCCAAAAACGCCTGGTGCCGAAGGAACGGTTCCCCGCGCTGATGAGCCAGCTCTACGACGCCGCCAAGAGCAATGCCCTTTCCCTGAAAGCGGTCTCCTACAAACCGGCCAAGATCAAAGGGCAGAAGCAGATCGATACCTACGGCGTTTCCTTTACCGTTTCCGGGCGCTATGCCTCGGTGAAAAAATTCGTCGCGGACCTGATGCGCTACAAGGAACTGGTCACGGTCGACTCCATCTCGCTGGGTAGCCAGAGTGCGACCGAGGAGACGGTGACGCTGAAGGTCCAGACTACGGTGTATATGAAGACGGGGGGGGCATGAACCGCCAGAAGCTCGTGCTATTCCTTTTGCTGCTGGCCCTGGCGGCCTCCGTCGGCTATTCGTTCTTGCGCTCTCCCCGGCAGCAGGAGGTGGCCACGCTGAAGAACCGCCCGGGGATGGCGGCTTCGGTGTCGAGGAGCAAAAAGGCGCCTGCCCAGAAGCGGGTGGTAGACAGCAGCAGTGTGCACCTGGCGCAACTGGACCAGGAGCTGACCTCTTTCAGCGGCTTTCGGCGCAACATCTTTTCTCCCATCTTCAAGGGTGAGGCGCCGCCGGCGCTCAAACTGCCGCCTCCGCCCCCGCCGGTCAAACTGCCGCCTCCTCCGCCTCCGATGCCGGTGGCGCAGCCTGTGCCCCCGCCCCCCCCGCCGCCTACGCAGGAGCAGGTGGACGAGGCGGAGATGGGCAAGTTCGTTTTCCTTGGCTACCTGAAGAAGAACGGTGATAAGACCGTGTTTCTCTCCAAGAACAACGAGATCATCCTGGCGAAGAAGGGCTCCAAACTCGGGTCGAGGTTCCAGGTGACCGACCTGACCGAAGAGGCTCTAACCATTAAGTCCCTGACCACCGACCAGCAGATGGTGATACCTCTGGTCGAGAACAGGTCGCTTGCGCGCCGCACCAAGTAATAGGTTAAGGAGCAACTGCATGCATAGACCAAGACTGATCTTAACCGTGATGCTGGTGGCACTGGCTCTCTCGGGCTGCACGTCCGGCCGCACCGCTTTCAGCAAGGCGGAGAAGCTGGAGCGAGAGGGAAACCTGGACGCCGCGCTGGTGAAGTACGCCGAGGTAGCCGCTGCCAACCCCGATATCGGCGAGTACCGGGTGAAGCTTCTGAACGTCACCGAGACTGCGGCTCGCGCGCATTTCAAGAAGGGGGAGGAGTTCTTCGCCAAGAAGAACTACGACGAAGCCCTCAGGGAGTTTCAAAGCGCCTACGCCATGGACCCCACGCACGTCCTGGCCAAGAATCAGGCCGACCAGGTGCTTAAGCTGAGAAACGCCCAGACCTACCTGCAGGAGGGGCTCGACTTCGAGAAGAACCGCAAACCGCGGGAGGCGATGATCGCCTTCAAGCACGCCCTCGAATTCGACCCGAGCAACAAGGAGGTGAAGGAAGGGCTGGATCGCATCATCGCCAACAAGCGCCAGAAGCTGGACGGTTTCGAGCTGAACCTGAAGTCGAACAAGCCGATCACCCTCAAGTTCCGCGATGCCAAGCTCAAGGAGATCTTCACCATCCTTTCCCAGCTCTCCGGCATCAACTTCGTCTTCGACGACGCGGTGAAGGACGTGAACATCACGCTGCACCTGGAGAACGGCTCATTCCAGCAGGCGATGGAACTGATCACCGGGATGCAGAAGCTGGACAAGAAGATCCTGAACGAGAGCACCATCATCATCTATCCGAAGACCCCGGACAAGGTCAAGCAGTACGAAGAGCTCTTCCTGCAGACCTTCTACCTGAACAAGCTGGACGCGAAGAAGGCGGTCAACCTGGTGCGCACCATGCTCCAGGTGAAGAAGATCTACGTGAACGAGGAGGCGAACGCCCTCGTCATCCGCGACACCCCCGAGGTCATCGAGGTGGCGCGCAAGATTCTGGAGGCCAACGACGTTCCCGATGCCGAGGTGCTCCTCGAGGTGGAGGTGTTCGAGCTCTCCAAGCAGAACGCCGAGACCTTCGGACTGCTCCTCTCCCGGTACGCCACCTCCCTGGGGGTGACAGCTCCGGGAAGCACCGGCACCAACCCGTTCCTGGCTGACACGCTGGGAGCAGTCACCACGACGACCACCACAGGTACGACCACCTCTTCCGCTGGGCCGTCCAACCTGTTGAACGTGTTCAACCTGAGGGGTTATAACGGCTACTTGACCGTACCCAACGCCACCTTCAACTTCGGCAAGACCCTCTCCAACGGCGAGACCCTCTCCAACCCGAAAATCAGGGTGAAGAACCGAGAGAAGGCGAAGTTCAACGTCGGCACCAGGGTCCCTATCACCACCACCTCTTCGCCTTCCGGCGGCGGCGTCAGCGTCAACGTCCAGTACGTCGACGTCGGGGTCAAGGTGAACGCCGAGCCGACCATCCAGCTCAACAACGAGGTCGCCATCAAGCTGGGGCTCGAGGTCAGCTCCATCCTCAACGAGAAGACTATCGGCACCGACCAGGCCACCACCGTGGTCACCATCGGCACCAGGAACCTCGACACCGTGCTCTCACTCAAGGACGGCGAGACCAGCATCATCGGGGGGCTGATCCAGAAGACCCAGACCGACAGCAAGAGCAAGGTCTTCTTGTTGGGCGACATCCCGATCCTCGGCCCTTTGTTCAGCAACACCAGCGACAAGAAGGATAAGACCGAGCTGCTGCTTGCCATCACCCCCAGAATCGTGCGCGGCGTGACCGTTCCCGACAACGACGTCGCCGCTTTCTGGTCCGGCCGCGAGGACGAGCCTTCGTCGCATCAGCCGTATTCCTCCTTCATGGAGCCTGACTTCGTCAACCCCGAGGCCGCCGAGGGTGCCGCGGCCCCTGCCGCAGCCAAGCCCGCTCCCAGGGCGCTGCCTAACCTGGTGCCGGTCCAGAAGATCGTGCCGGCTCCTGTTCCGGCCCCGGCTCCTGCTCCTGCCGGCGCTCCTGCTCCTGCTCCTGCCGGCGCTCCGGCCCCGGCCCCAGGCGGAGCTGCCGCGGCAGTTCCAGCACCTGCCCCTGGCGCCGTTCCGGCCGCAGGGGACGTCCCGGTGCCCGCGCCTGTCCCTGTCCCTGTGCCCGCTCCGGTACCGGTACCGGTTCCCGCTCCCGCTCCAGCCGCACCCGCAGCCGCGAAACAGCCGCTTCTGACCGATTCGCTGATCGCGCTGAGCCTTCCGGCCAAGGTGAAGCTGAACGACCAGTTCAGCGTGCAGGTGAATGGATCAGGGATGAGGGATTTGTACAAGGCGGTCTTCGTGCTCTCTTACGATCCAAAGCTCCTGGACGCCATTTCGCAATCCGAGGGGAACCTCTTGAAACAACCCGGGAAGCCTTCCACTTTCCAGGCATTCGCGGACAAGAAAAAGGGTGAGATCTGGATGTCCGGCATGCGCGAGGAGCCGACCGGAACCGCCAACGGCATCCTGGCCAACATCAGCTTCAAGGCGATAGGGACGGGATCGGCCGCTGTCTCCGTGAACAACACCAACTTCAGCAAAAAGACTGGCGAGGATATCCCGGTCACCGCCTTCAAGTCCGTAGTGGAGGTACAGTAGCCTTTCGAGGCTTTCAGATCATGTGGAAAATCCTTGACGACAAGCGC
Proteins encoded in this region:
- a CDS encoding GspE/PulE family protein, which gives rise to MLKPFRKKRLGDILLERGDLTQDQLAYALDKQHSTKERLGIICLADGLISDIVLAMALAEQFGLEYVDLKGVRPDESLFNFIPPEVTFRFHFVPLDLQGDLLVVAISDPTAVLQLDEMALLLERPLLFKVAAESEIAYHLKRGEGTSRVLKEVSEDFMLQLVTETDKGEEILSVENVTADTSPIIKLVNSTILDALTRRASDIHIETAQDGVLIKYRIDGVLYKATDPIDSHFQGPLISRLKVMSELDISERRIPQDGRFKVRIGSKSIDFRVSIMPSAFGEDAVIRILDKESIASDLRGLTLETLGMAPREIKRFRKMIKEPYGMVLVTGPTGSGKTTTLYGALTEIHTGLEKIITIEDPVEYVLSGITQIPVNEKKGLTFARGLRSVLRHDPDKIMVGEIRDSETAQIAVQSALTGHLVFTTVHANNVFDVIGRFTHMGIDPYNFVACLNCVMAQRLVRKICPACRKPVTVTDDELRESAIDPESTRGLTLYEARGCDECNGTGYRGRSAIVELLDLNDEIRELIIAKSPVAALKKAAKAAGTMFLRESAVAKVLAGETTIKEINRVTFVE
- the pilM gene encoding type IV pilus biogenesis protein PilM; the encoded protein is MLTNRKGLGLEISAGGLSFAMVSGGKTPKVETGLSLPFAPGMLTLSRREPNVNDPKGFVTALREAHLRLLTRERSVSVSLPDAVGRVVLLDLEARFRSREEGLDVIRWKLKKSLPFDIGTVHLDYQTLEEKESGAVSLLVSLVSRAVVTQYEELLIQAGLEPKQIDFTSFNFYRLFAPRLDISDDGAFVTFYQGAMTVLIFHAGVLSFYRTKEGVGDVQNLYREVNSSFLVYGDRFPGQTVEEVFCMAPPADAESFRALVAEASGLEPVLLDLERMVQQAPALGLDRPALHALAGSIGAALRSLP
- a CDS encoding PilN domain-containing protein; the protein is MKLTINLATRRYLNMRRLNAALFGAGLVLAALLVYQVREIANNQVEFNTIKRDSAAANSARPGAAPVSPEQLKSLESSVAFANEIIDKKTLNWLALLDKLEGVVPAGVALTQVEPVLKDQALKLAGVAYGFSNLRTLLENMEQSPNFSEVYLLSQSEVKVGKSQQGIGFTISCKVGYR
- the pilO gene encoding type 4a pilus biogenesis protein PilO encodes the protein MNYQIVRDIMAARSKSLAFLALLLLLAVSVQLYLSYWQRPALEKAQVEWFSKRDAIAKGESVGDATRYHNGMRDLGEFQKRLVPKERFPALMSQLYDAAKSNALSLKAVSYKPAKIKGQKQIDTYGVSFTVSGRYASVKKFVADLMRYKELVTVDSISLGSQSATEETVTLKVQTTVYMKTGGA
- a CDS encoding secretin N-terminal domain-containing protein, producing MHRPRLILTVMLVALALSGCTSGRTAFSKAEKLEREGNLDAALVKYAEVAAANPDIGEYRVKLLNVTETAARAHFKKGEEFFAKKNYDEALREFQSAYAMDPTHVLAKNQADQVLKLRNAQTYLQEGLDFEKNRKPREAMIAFKHALEFDPSNKEVKEGLDRIIANKRQKLDGFELNLKSNKPITLKFRDAKLKEIFTILSQLSGINFVFDDAVKDVNITLHLENGSFQQAMELITGMQKLDKKILNESTIIIYPKTPDKVKQYEELFLQTFYLNKLDAKKAVNLVRTMLQVKKIYVNEEANALVIRDTPEVIEVARKILEANDVPDAEVLLEVEVFELSKQNAETFGLLLSRYATSLGVTAPGSTGTNPFLADTLGAVTTTTTTGTTTSSAGPSNLLNVFNLRGYNGYLTVPNATFNFGKTLSNGETLSNPKIRVKNREKAKFNVGTRVPITTTSSPSGGGVSVNVQYVDVGVKVNAEPTIQLNNEVAIKLGLEVSSILNEKTIGTDQATTVVTIGTRNLDTVLSLKDGETSIIGGLIQKTQTDSKSKVFLLGDIPILGPLFSNTSDKKDKTELLLAITPRIVRGVTVPDNDVAAFWSGREDEPSSHQPYSSFMEPDFVNPEAAEGAAAPAAAKPAPRALPNLVPVQKIVPAPVPAPAPAPAGAPAPAPAGAPAPAPGGAAAAVPAPAPGAVPAAGDVPVPAPVPVPVPAPVPVPVPAPAPAAPAAAKQPLLTDSLIALSLPAKVKLNDQFSVQVNGSGMRDLYKAVFVLSYDPKLLDAISQSEGNLLKQPGKPSTFQAFADKKKGEIWMSGMREEPTGTANGILANISFKAIGTGSAAVSVNNTNFSKKTGEDIPVTAFKSVVEVQ